Proteins encoded in a region of the Methanobrevibacter millerae genome:
- the cobI gene encoding precorrin-2 C(20)-methyltransferase, translating to MAERGKLYGIGVGPGDTELLTLKAVRILESVPVVFSPKSSKEKESIALSIVKPVIEGRDDYKKLMLVEPIFPMIEDKEELEKVWTSASEMIAQYLDTGRDVAFITLGDPSIFSTYSYVQKKLKGAYDIETVPGITSFTACAAARNEALVEQNDILSVVPKIDDRLNDVMEYSNAIALMKASRNMRKLELKIENNKRTTDIYSVQNCTRENEKIIDGFSKDKPYLTTTIIKLDD from the coding sequence ATGGCTGAAAGAGGAAAATTATATGGAATTGGTGTTGGACCTGGAGATACTGAATTATTAACTTTAAAAGCTGTTAGAATATTGGAATCCGTACCGGTAGTTTTTTCACCAAAATCCTCAAAAGAAAAGGAAAGTATAGCACTTTCAATCGTCAAACCAGTGATTGAAGGTAGGGATGACTATAAAAAATTAATGCTAGTAGAACCAATATTTCCTATGATTGAAGACAAAGAAGAACTTGAAAAGGTCTGGACATCAGCTTCCGAGATGATTGCACAATATCTAGATACAGGACGCGATGTTGCATTCATAACCCTTGGTGACCCTTCAATTTTTAGTACTTACTCATATGTTCAAAAGAAACTGAAAGGAGCCTATGATATTGAAACCGTTCCTGGAATCACTTCATTTACAGCCTGTGCTGCTGCTCGTAATGAAGCATTGGTTGAACAAAATGATATTTTATCTGTTGTTCCTAAAATTGATGACAGATTAAATGATGTAATGGAATACAGCAATGCGATAGCTTTAATGAAAGCATCAAGAAACATGCGCAAACTGGAATTGAAAATTGAAAACAACAAACGCACTACAGACATATATTCCGTTCAAAACTGTACCCGAGAAAATGAAAAAATAATTGATGGCTTTTCAAAGGATAAACCTTATCTTACTACAACCATCATAAAACTGGATGATTAA
- a CDS encoding NUDIX hydrolase, giving the protein MGKYRNPSLTTDIFIFDDDLNFILIKRKNEPYKDYWALPGGFVDYGECVEDAAIREALEETSINVELKELVGVYSDPSRDPRGHTVSITYTARGNMKKMNAADDACDIGLFKQEDLEKINLAFDHAKIIKDCLKSIIM; this is encoded by the coding sequence ATGGGAAAATACCGAAATCCCAGCTTAACGACAGACATTTTTATTTTTGATGATGATTTAAATTTTATACTAATTAAACGTAAAAATGAACCATATAAAGACTACTGGGCACTGCCAGGTGGTTTTGTAGATTATGGGGAATGCGTTGAAGATGCGGCAATAAGAGAAGCTTTAGAAGAAACCAGCATTAATGTTGAACTAAAAGAACTTGTTGGAGTATATTCTGACCCTTCAAGAGATCCTCGAGGACATACTGTAAGCATAACCTACACTGCAAGAGGAAATATGAAAAAAATGAATGCTGCAGATGATGCATGTGACATAGGCCTTTTTAAACAGGAGGATTTGGAAAAAATAAACCTTGCTTTTGACCATGCAAAAATTATTAAGGATTGCCTAAAATCTATTATAATGTAA
- the dph2 gene encoding diphthamide biosynthesis enzyme Dph2: MSLYNMDLDKVIRKINSKNVRNVGLQFPEGLKMQAVSIAREIEEECDVNVIISGDPCFGACDVSDYKMKDSVDLIVHFGHTPLPIRYEVPTVFIEAFSNIDVKKDLKKCLESLKDYSRIALVTTTQHLHLLNEMKDFLEDNGKEVVLGSSKSTRKGQVLGCNFSSIKNLDADVFLFIGSGNFHPLGIYLFTKSPVYALDPYNNELREMTDYADRILRIRFARITKAREAKKWGIIVSSKEGQYRLELAKQIKKLLKDSGMEGFVIMVDNVNPDVLLPYFDLDAFVVTACPRIAIDDSQMYKKPLITPQELEIVLNKREWENYQLDEILFRRR, from the coding sequence ATGTCACTATACAATATGGATTTAGATAAGGTAATCCGTAAAATCAATTCCAAAAATGTTAGAAATGTAGGCCTTCAGTTTCCGGAAGGCCTTAAAATGCAGGCTGTCAGTATTGCACGTGAAATCGAAGAGGAATGTGATGTTAATGTAATCATATCCGGTGATCCCTGCTTTGGAGCATGTGATGTAAGCGACTATAAGATGAAGGATTCAGTTGATTTGATAGTTCATTTTGGCCATACCCCACTGCCCATCAGATATGAAGTGCCGACAGTGTTTATAGAGGCATTTTCCAATATTGATGTTAAAAAAGATTTAAAGAAATGCCTTGAAAGCCTAAAGGACTATTCAAGAATAGCTTTGGTTACAACAACACAACACCTGCATTTATTAAATGAAATGAAAGACTTTCTAGAGGACAACGGCAAGGAAGTTGTTCTTGGATCTTCTAAAAGCACAAGAAAAGGGCAGGTACTGGGATGCAATTTTTCATCAATAAAAAATTTGGATGCTGATGTTTTCTTATTCATCGGAAGCGGAAACTTCCACCCTCTTGGAATATATTTATTTACAAAATCTCCCGTCTATGCCCTTGACCCGTACAACAATGAATTAAGGGAAATGACTGATTATGCCGATAGAATTTTAAGAATACGCTTTGCAAGAATTACAAAGGCACGTGAAGCCAAAAAATGGGGAATAATTGTATCCTCAAAAGAAGGCCAATACAGGCTTGAACTTGCAAAGCAAATCAAGAAGCTCCTGAAAGATAGTGGAATGGAGGGATTTGTAATAATGGTAGATAATGTAAATCCTGATGTGCTATTACCATATTTCGATTTGGATGCATTTGTAGTTACTGCATGTCCAAGAATAGCTATTGACGATTCTCAAATGTATAAAAAACCATTAATTACTCCACAGGAACTTGAAATAGTGCTGAACAAAAGAGAATGGGAAAACTATCAATTGGATGAAATACTTTTTAGAAGACGATGA
- a CDS encoding exosome complex RNA-binding protein Csl4, translating to MGENEEKIVMPGDKLGIIEQYVPGEGTYDDDGEIKSSVLGNVKINQKKRIISVDSKFGKPALLKKGDIVYGQITDIKPQRANINIECIKDNPRPLALPYMGAIHISQAKKDYLEKLGDAFRIGDIVQAKVVKITGDNVDLSTVDKDCGVLKAMCTRCRDYMHTTNKKDEVQCNSCNRKEKRKVSTNYVN from the coding sequence ATGGGCGAAAACGAAGAGAAAATTGTAATGCCAGGAGATAAATTAGGAATAATTGAACAGTATGTACCTGGAGAAGGTACTTATGATGACGATGGAGAAATTAAATCATCAGTACTAGGAAATGTTAAAATTAACCAAAAAAAGAGAATTATCTCAGTTGACTCAAAATTTGGAAAACCTGCTCTTTTGAAAAAAGGTGATATTGTATATGGCCAAATTACTGACATTAAACCGCAAAGGGCAAATATCAATATTGAATGTATCAAAGACAATCCTAGACCTTTAGCATTGCCATATATGGGAGCAATCCATATTTCCCAAGCTAAAAAGGATTATTTAGAAAAATTAGGGGATGCATTTAGAATAGGCGATATAGTCCAAGCTAAAGTAGTTAAAATAACTGGAGATAATGTTGATTTAAGTACTGTAGATAAAGATTGTGGTGTCCTAAAAGCGATGTGTACTCGATGCAGAGATTATATGCACACCACCAATAAAAAAGACGAAGTTCAATGTAACTCATGTAATAGAAAAGAAAAACGTAAAGTTTCAACAAACTATGTAAATTAA
- a CDS encoding tRNA pseudouridine(54/55) synthase Pus10 yields the protein MQLVEEILEKTDAKICKHCLGRMLSKTIDGEDNVSRAESLDLELNEDECIICANIFNKIDDELFDKIYDKMDFLKVQFDSFIVGSRIDKELKKRDEKFIEEMNLDVEPIKKEINRIIGKRLEQELKKEVNFEKQDIIVNVNLIKEPKVRIQINPLFIEGKYNKLIRGIPQTKWPCGKCKGRGCEECNFTGKQYPCSVEELISEHILKATNGYEAKFHGAGREDIDVLMLGSGRPFVLEIKEPKIRKIDLPKLEAEINEINEGKTQYHNLKFTHRNRKAEIKVSSPDAYKVYKALVECESPYNKGDLAILSQLDEIHQQTPIRVSHRRADKVRIKHVLDLSCEVIDDTHFEMTIKTEGGLYIKELISGDEGRSQPNVADKLGIKAFCKQLDVIEVSEK from the coding sequence ATGCAGCTAGTTGAAGAAATTTTAGAAAAAACAGATGCCAAGATATGTAAGCATTGCCTTGGACGTATGCTTTCAAAGACAATTGATGGTGAAGATAATGTTTCAAGAGCAGAATCATTGGATTTGGAATTAAATGAGGATGAATGCATTATCTGTGCTAATATTTTCAATAAAATCGATGATGAATTGTTTGATAAGATTTATGATAAGATGGATTTCCTAAAAGTTCAATTTGATTCATTCATTGTCGGATCACGCATAGATAAGGAACTTAAAAAACGTGATGAAAAGTTCATAGAAGAGATGAATTTGGATGTTGAGCCAATCAAAAAGGAAATCAACAGAATAATTGGTAAAAGGCTAGAACAGGAACTTAAAAAAGAAGTTAATTTTGAAAAGCAGGACATTATTGTAAATGTTAACTTAATCAAGGAACCTAAGGTTCGTATTCAAATAAACCCTCTTTTCATCGAAGGCAAATACAATAAGTTGATTCGTGGAATTCCTCAAACAAAATGGCCTTGCGGAAAATGCAAAGGTAGGGGCTGTGAGGAATGTAATTTTACAGGTAAGCAATATCCATGTTCAGTAGAAGAGTTAATTTCCGAGCATATTTTAAAGGCTACTAATGGATATGAAGCCAAATTCCATGGTGCAGGAAGAGAAGATATTGATGTGTTGATGCTGGGTTCGGGAAGACCCTTTGTTCTTGAAATAAAAGAGCCTAAAATAAGAAAAATAGATTTGCCTAAACTCGAAGCTGAAATTAATGAAATTAACGAGGGTAAAACTCAATATCATAATCTAAAATTTACTCATAGGAATAGAAAAGCTGAAATTAAGGTATCATCTCCTGATGCATATAAAGTTTATAAGGCATTGGTTGAGTGTGAATCTCCGTATAATAAAGGAGATTTGGCTATTTTGTCCCAATTGGATGAAATTCATCAGCAAACTCCAATAAGGGTTTCCCACAGACGTGCAGATAAGGTACGTATCAAGCATGTTTTGGATTTGTCATGTGAAGTAATTGATGATACTCATTTTGAAATGACAATTAAGACTGAGGGTGGATTGTACATTAAAGAATTAATTTCAGGTGATGAAGGAAGATCACAGCCTAATGTAGCAGACAAGTTAGGCATTAAGGCATTTTGCAAGCAATTGGATGTAATTGAAGTAAGTGAAAAATAA
- a CDS encoding signal recognition particle protein Srp54, which produces MLGNLGENLTNTMKKLVGMSVIDKKTIKEVVKDIQRALIQSDVNIALVLDLSKKIEERALEEEPPKGITPREHVITIIYEEMVNLLGSEAAGLDINERPYKILFLGLQGSGKTTTIGKLCRYLQKKGFNPAVVCTDTWRPAAYEQLRQLTEEMDVPLYGDPNNKDALDLAEKGLKEFKNRKVIIFDTAGRHKEESDLIAEMDQLDDIINPTEAILVIDGTIGQQAGEQARAFSQATDIGSIIITKLDGSAKGGGAMSAVAETGAPIKFIGTGERIDDFELFDPERFISRLLGMGDIKSLIEKAEENIDEDIAEKTMNNMLKGKFTLVDMKNQFEMMNKMGPMQQVLNMIPGMGNKISKEASKMTEDKIELYKIMMSSMTQEEMENPKIIKQSRVQRIARGAGVEESEVKDLLKYYNNTKKTMKGIGKRGGRLGGGAMNRMMGQFMK; this is translated from the coding sequence ATGCTTGGAAATTTAGGTGAAAATCTCACTAATACAATGAAAAAATTAGTGGGAATGTCCGTTATTGATAAAAAAACAATAAAAGAAGTTGTTAAAGATATTCAACGTGCATTAATTCAATCTGATGTTAATATCGCTTTAGTATTAGATTTATCTAAAAAAATTGAAGAAAGGGCTCTTGAGGAAGAACCTCCAAAAGGAATCACTCCAAGAGAACATGTTATAACAATCATCTATGAAGAAATGGTAAATCTTTTGGGCAGTGAAGCTGCCGGTTTGGATATTAACGAAAGACCTTATAAAATATTATTCTTGGGACTTCAGGGTAGTGGTAAAACAACCACTATCGGTAAATTATGTAGATATTTGCAGAAAAAGGGTTTCAATCCTGCTGTCGTATGTACGGACACATGGAGACCTGCTGCTTATGAACAATTAAGGCAGTTAACAGAAGAGATGGATGTACCGCTTTACGGTGATCCTAATAATAAGGATGCTCTTGATTTGGCTGAAAAAGGTTTAAAAGAATTTAAAAATCGTAAAGTCATTATTTTCGATACTGCAGGTAGACACAAAGAGGAATCTGATTTGATTGCAGAAATGGATCAATTGGATGATATAATCAACCCTACTGAAGCTATCCTTGTTATTGATGGTACTATTGGTCAGCAAGCTGGTGAACAAGCAAGAGCATTTTCACAAGCAACTGACATAGGATCAATAATCATTACAAAATTGGACGGTTCGGCAAAAGGTGGGGGTGCAATGTCTGCTGTCGCTGAAACCGGAGCTCCAATTAAATTCATAGGTACCGGTGAGAGAATTGATGACTTTGAATTATTTGACCCAGAAAGGTTTATCTCCAGACTGCTTGGAATGGGAGATATCAAAAGTCTAATTGAAAAGGCTGAAGAAAATATCGATGAGGACATTGCAGAAAAAACCATGAACAACATGCTGAAAGGTAAATTCACTCTTGTTGATATGAAAAACCAGTTTGAAATGATGAATAAGATGGGTCCCATGCAACAGGTATTGAACATGATTCCGGGTATGGGCAATAAGATTTCTAAGGAAGCATCAAAGATGACTGAAGATAAAATAGAATTATACAAAATCATGATGTCATCAATGACCCAGGAAGAAATGGAAAATCCTAAAATCATCAAACAGTCCAGAGTTCAAAGAATTGCTCGTGGAGCAGGTGTTGAAGAATCTGAAGTTAAAGACCTATTGAAATATTACAATAACACTAAAAAGACCATGAAAGGAATTGGAAAACGTGGTGGTCGTTTAGGTGGCGGTGCAATGAACCGTATGATGGGTCAATTCATGAAATAA
- a CDS encoding DNA-directed RNA polymerase subunit L: MDNIKILNKTANEIEFEIEDESHGVCNALRHILMQDEDVEYAVYNIDHPLTGKPIMTIKTKEGNPKDALKRAAEQLKADSESFKQLIEENL, from the coding sequence ATGGATAATATTAAAATTCTTAATAAAACTGCTAATGAAATAGAATTTGAAATTGAAGACGAAAGTCATGGTGTATGCAATGCACTCAGACATATTTTAATGCAAGATGAAGATGTTGAATATGCAGTTTACAACATTGACCACCCACTTACTGGAAAACCAATAATGACCATTAAAACAAAAGAAGGAAATCCAAAAGATGCATTAAAAAGAGCTGCTGAACAACTTAAGGCAGATAGTGAATCATTCAAACAACTTATTGAAGAAAACTTATAA
- the hisF gene encoding imidazole glycerol phosphate synthase subunit HisF produces MLTKRIIPCLDCDLQVPEGRVVKGVEFKEIKYAGNPVELATRYYEEGADEVVVLDITASHERRATMADVIDRLTENVFMPICVGGGIRKVDDYIKMLKAGADKCSTNTAAIKNPSLLTEASKVVGSQAVVIGIDAKRRYVSHPDDAKDKIVIETDKGYCWFDCSIYGGREFTGMDAIAWACECQDRGAGEILLTSMDGDGTQAGYDIELNKAINDAVDIPVIASGGVGEPKDILDVFEKTDVSAALAASIFHFNQYSIGEVKEYLKENNVAVRL; encoded by the coding sequence ATGTTAACTAAAAGAATTATTCCTTGTTTAGATTGTGATTTACAGGTTCCTGAAGGACGTGTTGTAAAAGGTGTTGAATTTAAAGAAATAAAATATGCAGGTAATCCTGTTGAACTTGCAACTCGTTATTATGAGGAAGGTGCTGATGAAGTTGTTGTTTTGGATATTACAGCTTCACATGAAAGACGTGCTACCATGGCAGATGTAATTGACAGATTAACTGAAAATGTGTTCATGCCAATCTGTGTAGGTGGGGGAATAAGAAAAGTTGACGATTATATTAAGATGTTAAAGGCTGGAGCTGATAAATGCTCAACTAATACGGCAGCTATTAAAAATCCTAGTTTACTGACTGAAGCTTCTAAGGTTGTCGGTTCCCAGGCTGTTGTCATTGGAATCGATGCAAAAAGAAGATATGTTTCACATCCTGATGACGCAAAGGATAAAATAGTTATTGAAACCGATAAAGGATATTGCTGGTTTGACTGCAGCATCTATGGCGGACGTGAATTCACTGGAATGGATGCAATAGCTTGGGCATGTGAGTGTCAGGATCGCGGTGCAGGTGAAATCCTTTTAACCAGTATGGATGGGGATGGAACTCAGGCCGGATATGACATTGAATTAAATAAGGCAATCAATGATGCAGTTGATATTCCTGTCATTGCCAGTGGTGGTGTTGGTGAGCCTAAAGATATTTTAGATGTTTTCGAAAAGACAGATGTAAGTGCAGCTCTTGCAGCAAGTATTTTTCACTTCAATCAATATTCAATTGGTGAGGTAAAAGAATACTTGAAAGAAAATAATGTGGCTGTTAGATTATGA
- a CDS encoding transcription factor S, with protein MEFCPECGAMLLPNDNKLKCSCGYTKDLSSDNNEYSVSQKVKGKQGVVNMGEVEDMRSQITEVCPECGHDKAYYELKQTRSADEAPTRFFECAKCGHKWRDYD; from the coding sequence ATGGAATTTTGCCCAGAATGTGGAGCAATGTTACTTCCTAACGATAATAAACTTAAATGCAGTTGCGGATATACAAAAGATTTATCTTCAGACAACAACGAATACTCCGTTTCACAAAAAGTGAAAGGTAAACAAGGTGTTGTTAATATGGGTGAAGTTGAAGATATGAGATCCCAAATAACAGAAGTATGTCCCGAATGTGGTCATGATAAAGCTTATTATGAATTAAAACAAACCAGAAGTGCTGATGAAGCACCTACAAGATTCTTTGAATGTGCTAAATGTGGACACAAATGGAGAGATTATGATTAA
- a CDS encoding preprotein translocase subunit Sec61beta, producing MAKKDNKISMPQTGAGLVRYFDEESVGPKLSPEHVVVLTVILAIFCFVLRYSA from the coding sequence ATGGCAAAAAAAGATAATAAGATTAGCATGCCTCAAACCGGTGCAGGTTTGGTAAGGTACTTTGATGAAGAAAGTGTTGGTCCAAAACTTTCTCCTGAACATGTTGTAGTTTTAACTGTTATTTTAGCTATATTTTGTTTTGTTTTAAGATATTCAGCTTAA
- the moaC gene encoding cyclic pyranopterin monophosphate synthase MoaC, producing MGEEFTHLTDSGVHMVEVGAKPDQKRRAIASGKIFLDESTIKMIQAEEIKKGNVLTTAQIAGIQAVKNTSSIIPLCHPLSLTGIEIDFDVNPTFITCTCAVNTLGKTGVEMEAITGVSVSLLTIWDMVKAVEKDEDGQYPDTKISEIKVLKKEKI from the coding sequence ATGGGTGAGGAATTTACACATTTAACAGACAGTGGAGTACACATGGTTGAAGTAGGTGCAAAGCCAGATCAAAAAAGAAGGGCTATTGCTTCTGGAAAAATATTTCTTGATGAAAGTACAATCAAAATGATTCAGGCTGAAGAAATAAAGAAAGGTAATGTTTTGACAACTGCTCAGATTGCAGGAATACAGGCAGTTAAAAACACTTCATCAATAATCCCGTTATGCCATCCGTTAAGCCTAACTGGAATTGAAATTGATTTTGATGTTAATCCTACATTTATTACATGTACCTGTGCTGTTAATACTTTAGGAAAAACCGGTGTGGAAATGGAAGCTATCACTGGTGTTAGTGTATCTTTATTAACAATATGGGACATGGTTAAGGCTGTTGAAAAGGATGAGGATGGCCAGTATCCTGATACAAAAATAAGTGAAATCAAGGTTCTTAAAAAAGAAAAAATCTAA
- a CDS encoding helicase C-terminal domain-containing protein, with translation MSNSMFCPNCGMLKSNCICSNKKSSEKKPSRDLFSFAQPRTSSILDDEIPEVYSIEDHKMQVNRFFELKEQYPNIDEEIIENFPFDEPRVGQFEIIQDIDDAIKQGYKYIILEAGTGTGKSAIATTLAKMYGSAYILTMTKQLQSQYSNEFEFPLVKGRSNFSCLHDGLDVTCDMGACKTSPTSSNFFCAFGVAKNPTLDAELAFEDSFGGAVFYQSAGHCHYWQQKANAVNSPITLMNYDYAIAELNYVKHFGTRSLLILDEAHNIESKLMNTMEVNLYNHRLEKDISKVISKETLQDGELEDWLLEISAISESYEDIEIKDLSKNKADRIRSTISRLKTLKKNLENEPKNWVIDSDENGVSFKPLRVHHYAKDSLLKYGDVVIFMSATILSSNLFAKWLGLSPDEVYHIKVDSPFTKEKRPIILNPAGKMSKNRIKKTAPKTIPILKEILEKHKDEKGLIHTNSYKCQHYINNNLINSRLISHNSDNRERILNYFEKDENPLVLVSPSMSEGVDLPYDKCRFQVIYKIPFPYLGDKQINMRRKTDQKWYAYKTVMTLMQAYGRGMRAEDDYCYTYILDSDINMVLKSPIYRSLVPDFFKEALVRVKK, from the coding sequence ATGTCAAATTCTATGTTTTGTCCAAATTGTGGTATGCTTAAAAGCAATTGTATTTGTAGTAATAAGAAATCTAGTGAAAAAAAGCCTTCTAGAGATTTATTTAGTTTCGCTCAACCTAGAACGTCTTCTATTTTAGATGATGAGATTCCTGAAGTCTATTCTATAGAAGACCATAAGATGCAGGTCAATAGATTTTTTGAACTTAAGGAGCAATATCCCAATATTGATGAGGAGATAATTGAGAACTTTCCGTTTGACGAGCCAAGGGTTGGTCAATTTGAGATTATTCAAGATATTGATGATGCAATTAAGCAAGGCTATAAGTATATTATTTTGGAAGCTGGAACAGGTACAGGTAAATCTGCAATTGCAACTACGCTTGCAAAAATGTATGGTTCTGCTTATATTCTGACCATGACAAAACAGCTTCAATCCCAGTACAGCAATGAATTTGAGTTTCCTCTTGTTAAGGGAAGGTCTAACTTTTCGTGCTTGCATGATGGCCTTGATGTTACATGTGATATGGGGGCCTGTAAAACCTCTCCTACTTCAAGCAATTTCTTTTGTGCATTCGGTGTTGCCAAAAACCCGACTTTGGATGCGGAACTTGCATTTGAGGATTCATTTGGTGGCGCTGTATTTTACCAGTCAGCTGGTCATTGTCATTACTGGCAGCAGAAGGCTAATGCTGTCAACTCACCAATCACTTTAATGAATTATGACTATGCCATTGCAGAGTTAAACTATGTAAAACATTTTGGAACCCGTTCACTTCTCATTTTAGACGAAGCTCACAATATCGAGTCTAAACTGATGAATACAATGGAAGTCAACCTGTATAATCACCGTTTGGAAAAAGATATAAGCAAAGTCATATCCAAAGAGACTCTTCAGGACGGTGAACTTGAAGATTGGCTTTTAGAAATTTCAGCTATCAGTGAATCATATGAAGACATTGAAATTAAGGATTTATCTAAAAATAAGGCTGATAGGATTCGATCTACAATTTCCAGACTCAAGACACTTAAGAAAAACCTTGAAAATGAACCTAAAAATTGGGTTATAGACAGTGATGAAAATGGTGTTTCTTTCAAGCCGTTAAGGGTTCATCATTACGCAAAGGATAGTCTTTTAAAATATGGGGATGTTGTAATTTTCATGAGTGCAACTATCCTGTCCAGTAATCTATTTGCTAAATGGTTGGGTCTATCCCCTGATGAAGTATATCATATCAAGGTTGACAGTCCATTCACTAAAGAAAAAAGACCTATAATTTTAAATCCTGCAGGTAAAATGTCCAAAAATAGGATTAAAAAGACTGCTCCTAAAACTATCCCTATCTTAAAGGAAATACTTGAAAAGCATAAGGACGAAAAGGGACTGATTCATACCAACAGCTATAAGTGCCAACATTACATCAATAATAATCTGATTAACTCAAGATTGATTTCCCATAATTCTGATAATCGTGAGAGAATATTGAATTATTTTGAAAAGGATGAAAATCCGTTGGTTCTTGTTTCCCCGTCAATGAGTGAAGGTGTTGATTTGCCTTATGATAAGTGCAGATTTCAGGTAATCTATAAGATTCCTTTCCCTTATCTTGGAGACAAACAGATTAACATGAGAAGAAAAACAGACCAGAAATGGTATGCATATAAGACTGTCATGACATTGATGCAGGCTTATGGTAGGGGCATGCGTGCAGAAGATGACTATTGCTACACTTATATTTTAGATTCAGATATTAATATGGTTCTTAAAAGCCCAATTTACAGGTCGTTAGTACCAGACTTTTTTAAGGAAGCTTTAGTTAGGGTTAAAAAATAG
- the hpt gene encoding hypoxanthine/guanine phosphoribosyltransferase has product MLEEVKKSLESSPIVKKGDYNYFVNPISDGVPAMDPKMLRELSLVVHKHADLDIDKIVAVEAMGIHLATALSLATDIPFVVIRKRQYGLEGEKQVYQKTGYGSSNLYINDLHPGEKILLIDDVVSTGGTLIALIKTLEDLGLEIKSTVAVIEKGEGKEIVEKETGVEVLSIIKLDVIDGKVVIEKTIED; this is encoded by the coding sequence ATGTTAGAAGAAGTAAAAAAATCATTGGAGTCTTCCCCTATTGTAAAAAAAGGAGATTATAACTATTTTGTTAATCCCATAAGTGACGGTGTTCCAGCAATGGACCCGAAAATGTTAAGAGAATTATCTTTAGTAGTTCACAAACATGCGGACTTGGATATTGATAAAATTGTTGCTGTTGAAGCAATGGGAATACATTTGGCAACTGCACTGTCCCTTGCAACAGATATTCCATTTGTTGTAATCCGTAAAAGGCAATACGGTCTTGAAGGAGAAAAGCAGGTATATCAAAAAACAGGATACGGTTCATCAAACCTTTATATCAATGACTTGCATCCTGGCGAAAAAATTCTGCTTATCGATGATGTAGTAAGTACCGGCGGAACATTGATTGCCCTTATCAAAACTTTAGAGGACTTAGGTTTGGAAATTAAATCAACAGTAGCCGTTATCGAAAAAGGAGAAGGAAAGGAAATTGTTGAAAAGGAAACCGGTGTGGAAGTGCTTTCCATAATAAAACTTGATGTCATTGATGGAAAAGTAGTTATCGAAAAAACAATTGAAGATTAA